Proteins encoded in a region of the Rhizobium sp. CC-YZS058 genome:
- a CDS encoding LysR family transcriptional regulator: protein MHQPREQDSGFDASARSIFKSGLKMNHLHLILAIEEHGQISAAADALGISQPAASRLLGEVEAILKAPLCARVARGVELTQFGRAMARRARSIFLELRETAREITELKYGSGGSVSLGSVTGPAIHLAVPAMRQVTAAYPGIEINIQIENSNVLMRELLAARHDFVIGRVPDDLDPRLFNMVQIGEEAVDLIVRRDHPLLEEARVTPEMLLRYDWVFQPPGTLLRRAVEESFVVAGVPLPKTVINTSSTILTLSIVKETNAIAAVARDVAALVADNGTPLGEIRRLPIRHRIRIRPYSLITAAGRALPPSATLLYDLILKQAYP, encoded by the coding sequence ATGCACCAACCGAGGGAACAGGACAGCGGCTTCGATGCGTCGGCGCGCAGCATCTTCAAGTCCGGCCTGAAGATGAACCACCTGCATTTGATTCTCGCCATCGAGGAACATGGTCAGATCAGCGCCGCGGCCGATGCCCTCGGCATTTCGCAGCCGGCGGCCTCCCGTCTGCTCGGCGAGGTCGAGGCGATCCTCAAGGCGCCGCTCTGCGCCCGGGTGGCGCGCGGGGTGGAGCTGACCCAGTTCGGCCGGGCCATGGCGCGCCGCGCCCGCAGCATCTTCCTCGAACTGCGCGAAACGGCGCGCGAGATTACCGAGCTCAAATATGGAAGCGGCGGCTCGGTCTCGCTCGGCTCGGTCACCGGGCCGGCCATCCATCTCGCCGTTCCGGCCATGCGTCAGGTCACCGCCGCCTATCCGGGAATCGAGATCAACATTCAGATCGAGAACAGCAATGTGCTGATGCGCGAACTGTTGGCGGCCAGGCACGATTTCGTCATCGGCCGGGTTCCCGACGACCTCGACCCGCGGCTGTTCAACATGGTGCAGATCGGCGAGGAGGCGGTAGATCTGATCGTGCGGCGTGACCATCCGCTGCTTGAAGAAGCCCGGGTCACGCCGGAGATGCTGCTGCGCTACGACTGGGTGTTCCAGCCGCCGGGCACGCTGCTGCGACGTGCGGTGGAGGAAAGCTTCGTCGTGGCCGGCGTCCCGCTTCCGAAAACGGTGATCAACACCTCCTCCACCATCCTGACGCTCTCGATCGTCAAGGAGACGAACGCGATCGCGGCCGTTGCGCGCGACGTGGCGGCGCTCGTTGCCGACAACGGCACGCCGCTCGGCGAAATCCGCCGCCTGCCGATTCGCCACCGCATCCGCATCCGCCCCTACAGCCTGATCACCGCCGCCGGCCGGGCGCTGCCGCCAAGCGCG
- the chvE gene encoding multiple monosaccharide ABC transporter substrate-binding protein, with the protein MKLVTSLLAAAAISVASFVAPVFAQDKGTVGISMPTKTSTRWISDGETMEKLFKEAGYTPDLQFADDDIPNQLAQIENMVTKGAKVLVIGAIDGTTLSDILAKAHEAGVKVIAYDRLIRDSGNVDYYATFDNFQVGVLQATSLVNGLKAKFPDTKPWNVELFGGSPDDNNAFFFYDGAMSVLQPMIDSGDIVIKSGQQGMDQVGTLRWDGAVAQARMENLLSSTYTDAKVNGVLSPYDGLSIGILSALKGVGYGSGDMAIPVVTGQDAELPSVKSILSDEQYSTVFKDTRELAKVAVTMTDAILSGKEPEVNDTKTYDNGVKVIPSYLLKPVAVDKSNAKEVLVGAGYYTEDQINN; encoded by the coding sequence ATGAAATTGGTAACTTCGCTCCTCGCCGCCGCCGCGATCAGCGTGGCGTCGTTCGTGGCGCCCGTCTTCGCGCAGGACAAGGGCACCGTCGGTATCTCGATGCCGACGAAGACGTCCACCCGCTGGATTTCCGACGGCGAAACGATGGAGAAGCTCTTCAAGGAAGCCGGCTACACCCCGGACCTCCAGTTCGCTGACGACGACATTCCGAACCAGCTCGCCCAGATCGAGAACATGGTGACCAAGGGCGCCAAGGTTCTGGTCATCGGCGCCATCGACGGCACGACGCTTTCGGACATTCTCGCCAAGGCTCATGAAGCCGGCGTCAAGGTCATCGCCTACGACCGCCTGATCCGCGATTCCGGCAATGTCGACTACTACGCCACCTTCGACAACTTCCAGGTCGGCGTTCTGCAGGCAACCTCGCTGGTCAACGGCCTGAAGGCAAAGTTCCCGGACACCAAGCCGTGGAACGTCGAGCTCTTCGGCGGTTCGCCGGACGACAACAACGCCTTCTTCTTCTACGACGGCGCCATGTCCGTTCTGCAGCCGATGATCGACAGCGGCGACATCGTCATCAAGTCCGGCCAGCAGGGCATGGACCAGGTCGGCACGCTGCGTTGGGACGGTGCGGTCGCTCAGGCCCGCATGGAAAACCTGCTCTCCTCGACCTACACCGATGCCAAGGTCAATGGCGTTCTGTCGCCCTATGACGGCCTGTCCATCGGCATCCTGTCGGCTCTCAAGGGCGTCGGCTACGGCTCTGGCGACATGGCGATCCCGGTCGTCACCGGCCAGGACGCCGAGCTGCCTTCCGTCAAGTCGATCCTGTCCGACGAGCAGTACTCGACCGTCTTCAAGGACACTCGCGAACTTGCCAAGGTCGCCGTCACCATGACCGACGCGATCCTCTCGGGCAAGGAACCGGAAGTCAACGACACGAAGACCTACGACAACGGCGTCAAGGTCATCCCGTCCTACCTGCTGAAGCCGGTTGCCGTTGACAAGTCGAACGCCAAGGAAGTCCTGGTCGGCGCCGGCTACTACACCGAAGACCAGATCAACAACTGA
- the mmsA gene encoding multiple monosaccharide ABC transporter ATP-binding protein, with the protein MDKYILEMRGITKTFPGVKALDNVNLKVTEGEIHALVGENGAGKSTLMKVLSGVYPAGSYDGDIYFDGEVRKFSAISDSEHLGIIIIHQELALVPLLSIGENIFLGNEVATKGVIDWKTTYARTRELLAKVGLKENPATLITDIGVGKQQLVEIAKALSKKVRLLILDEPTASLNETNSAALLNLLMEFRKQGLTSIIISHKLNEIKTVADKITILRDGGTVETLDCHSEDISEDRIIKGMVGRDMEDRYPPREPKIGEMLLEVKNWNVFHQHHRDRQFLHDINFTVRAGEVVGIAGLMGAGRTETAMSLFGRSWGHKITGEVRMHGKPVDVSTIERAIDAGLAYVTEDRKHLGLVLNNNIMHNTTLSNLPKVANGGVIDGHKERKVAQDYRKLLRIRSHSIYQETVNLSGGNQQKVVLSKWLFTDPEVLILDEPTRGIDVGAKYEIYSIINQLAAEGKGILMISSEMPELLGTCDRIYVMNEGRIVAELPKAEASQESIMRAIMRSGEKH; encoded by the coding sequence ATGGACAAATACATTCTCGAAATGCGCGGCATCACCAAGACGTTTCCGGGCGTGAAAGCGCTCGACAACGTCAATCTGAAGGTCACCGAGGGCGAAATCCACGCACTGGTGGGCGAGAACGGTGCCGGCAAATCGACGCTGATGAAGGTGCTTTCCGGCGTCTATCCGGCCGGCAGCTATGACGGCGACATCTATTTCGACGGCGAGGTTCGCAAGTTCAGCGCCATTTCCGACAGCGAACACCTCGGCATCATCATCATCCACCAGGAGCTCGCGCTCGTGCCGCTCCTGTCGATCGGCGAGAACATCTTCCTCGGCAACGAAGTGGCCACGAAGGGCGTCATCGACTGGAAGACGACCTATGCCCGCACGCGCGAGCTTCTCGCCAAGGTGGGCTTGAAGGAAAACCCCGCGACCCTCATCACCGATATCGGTGTCGGCAAGCAGCAGCTGGTGGAAATCGCCAAGGCGCTGTCGAAGAAGGTGCGCCTGCTCATCCTCGACGAGCCGACTGCCTCGCTCAACGAAACCAACTCGGCAGCGCTCCTCAACCTGCTGATGGAATTCCGCAAGCAGGGGCTGACCTCGATCATCATTTCGCACAAGCTGAACGAGATCAAGACGGTCGCCGACAAGATCACCATCCTGCGCGATGGCGGCACGGTCGAGACGCTCGACTGCCACAGCGAGGACATCAGCGAAGACCGCATCATCAAGGGCATGGTCGGGCGCGACATGGAGGATCGCTATCCTCCGCGCGAGCCGAAGATCGGCGAGATGCTGCTCGAGGTGAAGAACTGGAACGTCTTCCACCAGCACCACCGCGACCGCCAGTTCCTGCACGATATCAACTTCACCGTTCGCGCCGGCGAAGTGGTGGGCATTGCCGGGCTGATGGGCGCCGGCCGCACCGAGACGGCAATGAGCCTCTTCGGCCGCTCCTGGGGGCACAAGATCACCGGCGAAGTGCGCATGCACGGCAAGCCGGTCGATGTCTCGACCATCGAGCGGGCGATCGACGCCGGACTCGCCTATGTCACCGAGGACCGGAAGCATCTGGGTCTCGTGCTCAACAACAACATCATGCACAACACCACGCTCTCCAACCTGCCGAAGGTCGCCAATGGCGGCGTCATCGACGGGCACAAGGAGCGCAAGGTCGCGCAGGACTATCGCAAGCTCCTGCGCATCCGCTCGCACTCGATCTACCAGGAAACCGTCAATCTTTCCGGCGGCAACCAGCAGAAGGTCGTGCTGTCGAAGTGGCTGTTCACCGATCCCGAGGTCCTCATCCTCGACGAGCCGACGCGCGGCATCGATGTCGGCGCGAAATATGAAATCTACAGCATCATCAACCAGCTTGCCGCAGAGGGCAAAGGCATCCTCATGATCTCGTCCGAGATGCCCGAGCTCCTCGGAACCTGCGACCGCATCTACGTCATGAACGAAGGACGCATCGTCGCCGAACTGCCGAAGGCGGAAGCCAGCCAGGAGTCCATCATGCGAGCCATCATGCGCTCCGGGGAGAAGCACTAA
- the mmsB gene encoding multiple monosaccharide ABC transporter permease: MVVETSAPTSKPSIGEYLKANIREYGLLVALVVIMVFFQVITNGVLFRPVNITNLILQNSFIVIMALGMLLIIVAGHIDLSVGSIVAFTGGLSAIMLVKWGIHWSLVVPLCLALGGLVGAAQGYWVAYQKIPSFIVTLAGMLVFRGLTYLILQNRPIGPFPKEFQVLSTGFVPDFLSFINPAPDLFVNFFALVAVLALVAYAVYSGVKARRDNDRHGTENEPFVFFAIQMVIIGAVAIFLGYQLATYRGFPNVLVVMALLIGLYTFLTNRSTVGRRIYALGGNEKAAKLSGINTERLTFFTFVNMGVLAALAGMIIAARLNSATPKAGVGFELDVIAACFIGGASASGGVGKITGAVIGAFIMGVMNNGMSIMGLGIDYQQLVKGLVLLAAVFFDVYNKNKG, encoded by the coding sequence ATGGTCGTTGAAACCAGCGCACCCACCTCCAAGCCGTCGATCGGCGAATATCTGAAAGCCAATATCCGCGAATACGGCCTCCTGGTCGCACTCGTGGTGATCATGGTCTTCTTTCAGGTCATCACCAACGGCGTCCTGTTCCGCCCGGTCAACATCACCAACCTGATCCTGCAGAACTCGTTCATCGTCATCATGGCGCTGGGCATGCTGCTGATCATCGTGGCCGGCCATATCGACCTTTCGGTCGGCTCCATCGTCGCCTTCACAGGCGGCCTTTCGGCAATCATGCTGGTCAAATGGGGCATCCACTGGTCGCTCGTCGTTCCGCTCTGCCTGGCGCTCGGCGGTCTCGTCGGCGCGGCGCAGGGCTACTGGGTCGCCTATCAGAAGATTCCGTCCTTCATCGTGACCCTGGCGGGCATGCTGGTCTTCCGCGGACTGACCTACCTCATCCTGCAGAACCGGCCGATCGGCCCGTTCCCGAAGGAGTTCCAGGTTCTGTCCACCGGTTTCGTCCCGGACTTCCTGTCCTTCATCAACCCGGCGCCGGATCTGTTCGTCAACTTCTTCGCGCTCGTCGCCGTTCTCGCGCTCGTCGCCTATGCCGTCTATTCCGGCGTCAAGGCACGGCGCGACAATGATCGCCACGGCACGGAAAACGAGCCCTTCGTGTTCTTCGCCATCCAGATGGTCATCATCGGCGCGGTCGCGATCTTCCTCGGCTACCAGCTGGCCACCTATCGCGGCTTCCCGAACGTGCTCGTCGTCATGGCGCTGCTGATCGGTCTCTACACCTTCCTCACCAACCGCTCGACGGTCGGACGCCGTATCTATGCGCTCGGCGGCAACGAGAAGGCGGCCAAGCTTTCGGGCATCAACACCGAACGGCTCACCTTCTTCACCTTCGTCAACATGGGCGTTCTGGCCGCACTGGCCGGCATGATCATCGCGGCCCGCCTGAACTCGGCCACGCCGAAGGCCGGCGTCGGCTTCGAGCTGGACGTGATTGCGGCCTGCTTCATCGGCGGCGCCTCGGCCTCCGGCGGCGTCGGCAAGATCACCGGTGCGGTCATCGGCGCCTTCATCATGGGCGTGATGAACAACGGCATGTCGATCATGGGCCTCGGCATCGACTACCAGCAGCTCGTCAAGGGCCTGGTGCTGCTCGCCGCCGTGTTCTTCGACGTCTACAACAAGAACAAGGGCTGA
- the araD1 gene encoding AraD1 family protein, with translation MLISQILNEDGSITVAVREAGEGAHAVRGAESVLALALEATRSGRGLLDVIQSRGLAGPVDLQDVYARRRFLPPITHPDPAHLHLTGTGLTHLGSAATRDAMHAAAAEKAETDSMKMFRMGLEGGKPALGATGVQPEWFYKGNGAQLAAPGADLVSPSFALDGGEEPELAGVYVIADNGQPFRLGFAVANEFSDHVTERINYLYLAHSKLRPASFGPELRIGMPPEDVRGTSRILRDDAVVWEKPFVSGEANMSHSFANLEHHHFKYALFRAPGDVHVHMFGTATLSFGDGFRTQAGDVFEIAAEGFGLPLSNRLALAAEEDVAIGVL, from the coding sequence ATGCTGATCTCGCAGATCCTGAACGAGGACGGCTCGATCACCGTTGCGGTGCGCGAGGCGGGCGAGGGCGCCCATGCGGTGCGCGGTGCCGAGAGCGTGCTGGCGCTGGCGCTCGAGGCTACGCGCTCCGGCCGCGGTCTTCTCGACGTGATCCAAAGCCGGGGGCTCGCCGGTCCGGTCGACCTGCAGGATGTCTATGCAAGGCGCCGCTTCCTGCCGCCGATCACCCATCCCGATCCCGCCCATCTGCATCTGACCGGCACCGGCCTCACCCATCTCGGCTCGGCCGCCACGCGCGACGCCATGCATGCCGCAGCGGCGGAAAAGGCCGAGACGGATTCCATGAAGATGTTCCGCATGGGGCTCGAAGGAGGCAAGCCGGCGCTCGGAGCCACCGGCGTTCAGCCGGAATGGTTCTACAAGGGCAATGGCGCGCAGCTGGCCGCACCCGGCGCCGATCTCGTTTCGCCATCCTTCGCGCTCGATGGCGGCGAGGAGCCGGAGCTTGCGGGCGTCTATGTGATCGCCGACAACGGCCAGCCCTTCCGGCTCGGCTTTGCGGTCGCCAACGAGTTTTCCGACCATGTGACCGAGCGGATCAACTATCTCTACCTTGCCCATTCCAAGCTGAGGCCGGCAAGCTTCGGCCCGGAACTGCGCATCGGCATGCCGCCCGAAGATGTCCGCGGGACCTCCCGCATCCTGCGCGACGATGCCGTGGTCTGGGAGAAGCCCTTCGTCTCCGGCGAGGCCAACATGTCGCACAGCTTCGCCAATCTCGAACATCACCACTTCAAATACGCTCTCTTCCGGGCGCCGGGCGATGTTCACGTTCATATGTTCGGCACGGCGACACTCTCCTTCGGCGATGGATTCAGAACGCAGGCGGGAGACGTGTTCGAGATCGCGGCCGAAGGCTTCGGCCTGCCGCTGAGCAACCGGCTGGCCTTGGCCGCCGAAGAGGATGTGGCGATCGGCGTTCTCTGA
- a CDS encoding PLP-dependent aminotransferase family protein, with protein METIRQRIAGRALPPGAKLPSVRGLAASLHVSVTTVVDAYDRLVAEGAILSRPGSGFYVAQQAAPFALAEAGPKVDRAVDPFWVSRQSLETDDGTLKPGCGWLPPDWFPEESLRRALRTLSRAESAVLTHYAAPLGLLPLRQLLARRLADRGIEAAPAQILLTESGTQSIDLVCRLFLEPGDTVLIDDPCYFNFHALLRAHRARLVGVPYTATGPDLEAFARIVAEARPRLYITNSGIHNPTGATLSPVTAHRLLKIADQFELTIIEDDIFGDLETVPAPRLAAFDGLNRVVEIGSFSKTLSAAVRCGFVVAPQPWIERLADLMIATSFGGGRMTAELVLHVLRDGGYRKHVDGLRTRLAEARSRVAKALATLGILPVLQPQAGLFLWCRLPAGIDAAALARAAMERGVVLAPGNVFSLSQTATDLMRFNVSQMSDPHVFALLGDCLAAQRA; from the coding sequence ATGGAGACGATCCGCCAGCGGATCGCCGGGCGGGCCTTGCCGCCGGGCGCGAAGCTGCCTTCGGTGCGCGGCCTCGCGGCATCGCTTCACGTCTCCGTCACGACCGTGGTCGATGCCTATGACCGGCTGGTGGCGGAGGGAGCGATCCTGTCCCGGCCGGGCTCCGGCTTCTATGTGGCGCAGCAGGCCGCCCCCTTCGCCCTGGCGGAGGCAGGGCCGAAGGTCGATCGCGCGGTCGATCCGTTCTGGGTCTCGCGACAATCGCTGGAAACGGACGACGGAACCTTGAAGCCGGGGTGCGGGTGGCTGCCGCCCGACTGGTTTCCGGAAGAGAGCCTGCGTCGCGCCTTGCGCACGCTGTCGCGCGCCGAGAGCGCTGTCCTGACCCACTATGCCGCGCCGCTCGGCCTCCTGCCGCTGCGCCAGTTGCTGGCGCGGCGTCTGGCGGACCGGGGGATCGAGGCCGCGCCGGCGCAGATCCTTCTGACCGAGTCCGGCACGCAGTCGATCGACCTCGTCTGCCGCCTGTTTCTGGAGCCCGGCGATACGGTGCTGATCGACGATCCCTGCTATTTCAACTTCCACGCCTTGTTGCGCGCCCACCGCGCGCGACTGGTCGGCGTGCCCTATACGGCCACGGGCCCCGATCTCGAAGCCTTTGCCCGTATCGTCGCCGAGGCGCGACCGCGGCTCTACATCACCAATTCCGGCATCCACAATCCGACAGGGGCCACCCTCTCGCCGGTCACGGCCCACCGCCTGCTGAAGATCGCCGATCAGTTCGAGCTGACGATCATCGAGGACGATATTTTCGGCGATCTCGAAACCGTGCCGGCACCGCGCCTGGCGGCCTTCGACGGACTGAACCGCGTCGTGGAGATCGGCAGCTTTTCGAAAACCCTGTCCGCCGCCGTGCGTTGCGGCTTCGTGGTCGCGCCTCAGCCCTGGATCGAGCGCCTGGCCGATCTCATGATCGCCACCTCCTTCGGCGGCGGACGGATGACGGCGGAACTGGTGCTGCATGTCCTGCGGGATGGCGGCTACCGCAAGCATGTGGACGGGCTGCGCACCCGTCTCGCCGAGGCGCGCAGCCGTGTCGCCAAGGCGCTGGCGACGCTCGGAATTCTCCCGGTGCTTCAGCCGCAGGCCGGCCTGTTCCTCTGGTGCCGGCTGCCCGCGGGTATCGATGCGGCGGCCCTTGCCCGCGCAGCGATGGAGAGAGGGGTGGTTCTGGCGCCGGGCAACGTCTTCAGCCTCTCGCAGACCGCCACGGACCTCATGCGCTTCAACGTCTCGCAGATGTCGGATCCGCATGTCTTCGCGCTGTTGGGCGACTGCCTGGCCGCGCAGCGCGCCTGA
- a CDS encoding DMT family transporter: MDRTGAGWLNGLIGVAIFSGSLPATRVAVLEFDPVFLTVARATIAGLIALLLLLLLRQRWPSGREVASLVVVALGVVVGFPLLTALALQSITSAHSIVFIGLLPLATALFGVLRGGERPRPAFWIFCLLGSSVVVGFALKDGLTVSPVGDLLMLAAILVCGLGYAEGGRLSRTLGGWQVICWALVLALPIMLALSLALRPVRFDTIGTPALMGLAYVSLFSMLIGFFFWYRGLSQGGIAAVGQLQLLQPFLGLALAAGLLHEPVSLGMITVTLAIILCVAGARRFAR; the protein is encoded by the coding sequence ATGGATCGAACAGGGGCCGGATGGCTGAACGGATTGATCGGTGTCGCGATCTTCAGCGGCTCGCTTCCCGCCACGCGGGTCGCGGTGCTCGAGTTCGACCCGGTCTTCCTGACTGTCGCGCGGGCGACGATTGCGGGACTGATCGCGCTTCTTCTCCTCCTGCTGCTTCGGCAAAGATGGCCGTCCGGCCGCGAGGTGGCGTCGCTCGTCGTGGTGGCGCTCGGTGTCGTGGTCGGTTTTCCGCTGCTGACGGCCCTTGCACTGCAGAGCATCACCTCCGCCCATTCCATCGTCTTCATCGGCCTGCTGCCGCTTGCCACCGCGCTCTTCGGCGTGCTGCGCGGCGGCGAGCGGCCGAGGCCGGCCTTTTGGATCTTCTGCCTGCTGGGAAGCAGCGTCGTTGTCGGCTTCGCGCTGAAGGACGGGCTGACGGTCTCTCCGGTGGGCGATCTGTTGATGCTCGCTGCCATCCTCGTCTGTGGCCTCGGCTATGCGGAAGGCGGGCGGCTGTCCCGCACGCTGGGTGGCTGGCAGGTCATCTGCTGGGCGCTGGTGCTGGCCTTGCCGATCATGCTGGCGCTCAGCCTCGCCCTTAGGCCGGTGCGTTTCGATACGATCGGCACCCCGGCCCTCATGGGCCTTGCCTATGTGTCGCTCTTCAGCATGCTGATCGGCTTTTTCTTCTGGTATCGCGGCTTGTCACAGGGCGGCATCGCCGCCGTCGGCCAGTTGCAACTGCTGCAGCCCTTCCTCGGTCTCGCGCTGGCCGCCGGCCTGCTGCACGAGCCGGTGAGCCTCGGCATGATTACCGTCACCCTCGCCATCATCCTCTGCGTCGCCGGCGCCCGGCGGTTTGCGCGGTAG
- a CDS encoding DMT family transporter codes for MTDNMDSVQTNWRAGRPVATAALIGSAACWGFATVMSRDLLDSMAPLTLLVIQLAGSVTLLLLLAAADLPRHIKRRNIGLAAALGILEPGLAYAVGLAGLAWTTAGEASVISASEPILIVLMSWLLFRHRPSKRFLVCIALAVAGVLMITGSSYAEMGRSQLLGNLLIVLATLFAATYVVLSARIANDFPPATLALSQHIVGLGFALLLHLLMADADSVSNLPLHTIAYAALSGVVQYALAFWFYLFALRSFAASSAGLGLTLVPVFGLVGASLWLGEVPTTTMLFGALLILAAVVVGQREE; via the coding sequence ATGACAGACAATATGGACTCGGTGCAAACCAATTGGCGAGCGGGGAGACCTGTAGCAACCGCCGCGCTGATCGGGTCGGCTGCCTGCTGGGGCTTTGCCACAGTGATGTCGAGAGATCTTCTCGACAGCATGGCGCCGTTGACTTTGCTGGTCATCCAGCTGGCCGGCAGCGTCACGCTGCTGCTGCTTCTGGCGGCGGCCGATCTTCCCCGTCATATCAAGCGCAGGAACATCGGCCTGGCTGCCGCCCTTGGTATCCTTGAACCCGGACTGGCCTATGCGGTGGGTCTTGCGGGACTGGCATGGACGACGGCTGGCGAGGCGTCGGTGATCAGCGCCAGTGAACCCATCCTTATCGTACTGATGTCGTGGCTTCTCTTTCGGCACCGGCCTTCGAAGCGGTTTCTGGTGTGCATTGCGCTGGCCGTTGCCGGCGTCCTCATGATCACCGGGTCCAGCTACGCCGAAATGGGGCGGTCCCAGCTTCTGGGCAATCTGCTCATCGTCCTGGCGACCCTTTTCGCCGCGACCTATGTCGTCTTGTCGGCGCGGATCGCGAATGACTTTCCACCGGCCACCTTGGCGCTCTCACAGCACATCGTCGGACTTGGCTTTGCCTTGCTTCTCCATCTGCTGATGGCCGATGCGGACTCGGTGTCGAACCTCCCGCTTCATACCATTGCCTATGCCGCATTGTCCGGCGTCGTCCAATATGCGCTGGCGTTCTGGTTCTATCTCTTCGCCTTACGCAGCTTCGCAGCCAGCTCGGCAGGCCTTGGCCTGACCTTGGTGCCGGTCTTCGGGCTGGTCGGCGCCAGCCTTTGGCTGGGCGAGGTCCCGACGACCACGATGCTGTTCGGTGCGCTGCTGATTCTGGCAGCGGTCGTCGTCGGGCAGCGGGAGGAATGA
- a CDS encoding transglutaminase family protein: MRLKISHTTDYRYDEPVSYSLQRLRLTPLTQPGQSVIAWETSVEGAKVEVGYEDHFGNRITLVSVNGEQDHIRIVAQGEVETADRAGVFGPHQSYVPLWLFLRETPLTKRAKAIRDLAKSQTGDGDLARMHALMGAIHAAVTYLPGETGAETTAEEALLRGNGVCQDHTHIMIAAARALDLPARYVSGYLMLNDTVEQTASHAWAEVHLAGLGWVGFDAANNVCPDDRYVRIATGLDYRDAAPVSGLVHGAARETLTVGLTVEQTQSQSQSQQGQEQSQSQA, from the coding sequence ATGCGCCTGAAGATCAGCCACACGACGGATTATCGCTATGACGAGCCGGTCAGCTATTCGCTGCAGCGCCTGCGCCTGACACCGCTGACCCAGCCCGGCCAATCGGTGATCGCCTGGGAAACATCGGTCGAGGGCGCGAAGGTCGAGGTGGGCTATGAGGACCATTTCGGCAACCGCATCACGCTGGTCAGCGTCAATGGCGAGCAGGACCACATCCGCATCGTCGCGCAGGGCGAGGTGGAAACGGCGGATCGGGCCGGCGTCTTCGGTCCGCATCAATCCTATGTGCCGCTCTGGCTCTTCCTGCGAGAAACGCCGCTGACCAAGCGGGCAAAGGCCATTCGCGATCTCGCCAAGTCGCAAACCGGGGATGGCGATCTTGCCCGCATGCATGCGCTGATGGGCGCGATCCACGCGGCGGTGACCTATCTGCCCGGAGAGACCGGCGCGGAGACCACAGCCGAAGAGGCCCTGCTGCGCGGCAACGGCGTCTGCCAGGACCACACGCACATCATGATCGCCGCCGCCCGAGCGCTGGACCTGCCGGCCCGCTATGTCTCCGGCTATCTGATGCTGAACGACACGGTCGAGCAGACGGCCAGCCATGCCTGGGCCGAGGTGCATCTGGCCGGTCTCGGCTGGGTCGGCTTCGATGCCGCCAACAATGTCTGCCCCGACGACCGCTATGTCAGGATCGCGACCGGCCTCGACTACCGCGACGCCGCCCCCGTTTCCGGCCTCGTCCATGGCGCTGCGCGGGAGACCCTGACGGTGGGGCTGACCGTGGAGCAGACGCAGAGCCAGAGCCAGAGCCAACAGGGGCAGGAACAGTCGCAGTCCCAGGCTTAA
- a CDS encoding alpha-E domain-containing protein — MLGRTANGLYWMFRYIERAENSARLVDAGLRMSLTRSHLNEDNWEGVLQSSGVYDVYEGLYESANNADAVDFLLREKANPSSVLSCIESARSNARMVRTALTRETWEATNECYLDLKAMLARRVKAAELPEVIDAIKRKTGLIRGAFHGTMLRNDIFNFSRIGTFIERADNTARILDVKYYVLLPAVSQVGTSIDNVQWESILRSVSAHRSYGWVYEAEYKAANIADFLILNGRMPRSLAYSYDKIVSNLGYLAREYGERHAAHETAEKTLDSLRTHSIKAVMDQGLHEYIETFISQNNILGQEISDGYRFYS, encoded by the coding sequence ATGCTCGGACGTACCGCCAACGGGCTCTATTGGATGTTCCGCTATATCGAGCGTGCCGAAAACAGCGCGCGCCTGGTCGATGCCGGCCTGCGCATGTCGCTGACGCGCTCACACCTCAACGAAGACAACTGGGAAGGCGTGCTGCAGAGCTCCGGCGTCTACGACGTCTATGAGGGGCTCTACGAGTCGGCCAACAATGCCGATGCTGTCGATTTCCTGCTGCGCGAAAAGGCCAATCCCTCCAGCGTTCTCTCCTGCATCGAATCGGCGCGCAGCAATGCTCGCATGGTGCGCACCGCGCTGACGCGCGAAACCTGGGAGGCGACGAACGAGTGCTATCTCGACCTGAAGGCCATGCTGGCCAGACGGGTGAAGGCGGCCGAACTGCCGGAGGTGATCGACGCGATCAAGCGCAAGACCGGGCTGATCCGCGGCGCCTTCCACGGCACCATGCTGCGCAACGACATCTTCAACTTCTCGCGCATTGGCACCTTCATCGAGCGCGCCGACAACACGGCCCGCATCCTCGACGTCAAATATTACGTGCTGCTGCCGGCCGTCAGCCAGGTCGGGACGTCGATCGACAATGTCCAGTGGGAATCGATCCTGCGCTCGGTTTCGGCCCACCGCTCCTACGGCTGGGTCTATGAGGCGGAATACAAGGCGGCCAACATTGCCGACTTCCTGATCCTCAACGGCCGCATGCCGCGCTCGCTCGCCTATTCCTATGACAAGATCGTCAGCAATCTCGGCTATCTCGCGCGCGAATATGGCGAGCGGCATGCCGCGCATGAAACGGCGGAGAAGACGCTGGATTCGCTGCGCACCCACTCGATCAAGGCCGTGATGGACCAAGGCCTGCACGAATATATCGAGACCTTCATCAGCCAGAACAATATACTCGGCCAGGAGATCTCCGACGGCTACCGGTTCTATTCCTGA